One stretch of Aigarchaeota archaeon DNA includes these proteins:
- a CDS encoding NERD domain-containing protein, with protein sequence MRSFSSDLDIRPEIITRVVENLLKLTPHGNRTTIDVLAEQSIVSKDVAFEIVSRLLGKDFNENEVEVTGDVRLSIVLECIKNGAPAEILARHVSWKDFEALSARILGEFGFNILKNLRLRLSKKRCEIDILATKDSMVLLLDCKRWNAILAGKRLSLITKNQLRRAWMFAEYLSSVFGEGDVIVEIIPAVLALYGSSEWIESGVAIIPVGLLRNFIERLPEIKYDLERIKVRGGSTLKMLFDQQKKETAPQ encoded by the coding sequence ATGAGGAGCTTTTCATCTGACCTTGACATTAGACCCGAAATAATCACTAGAGTGGTTGAAAACTTACTTAAGCTCACACCGCACGGTAATAGAACCACTATAGACGTCTTGGCTGAACAAAGCATAGTCTCAAAGGATGTCGCATTCGAGATAGTCTCTAGGTTACTTGGTAAAGACTTTAATGAAAACGAGGTTGAGGTTACCGGTGACGTTAGGTTATCCATCGTTCTAGAGTGCATAAAAAATGGCGCTCCTGCTGAAATTCTTGCTAGACATGTATCTTGGAAGGATTTTGAAGCTCTCTCTGCAAGAATTTTGGGCGAGTTTGGATTTAACATCTTGAAGAACTTGAGATTACGTTTATCGAAGAAGAGATGCGAGATAGACATACTAGCCACAAAAGATTCCATGGTCTTGCTCCTTGATTGCAAGAGATGGAATGCTATTTTAGCCGGGAAGAGGTTGTCACTCATAACAAAGAACCAGCTTAGAAGGGCCTGGATGTTTGCAGAATACCTATCAAGCGTGTTTGGAGAAGGAGATGTTATCGTAGAGATAATTCCGGCAGTATTAGCACTCTACGGCTCAAGCGAGTGGATCGAAAGCGGTGTAGCGATAATACCTGTAGGTCTTCTAAGAAATTTTATTGAAAGATTGCCGGAGATAAAATACGATCTTGAACGCATAAAAGTGAGGGGCGGCTCTACGTTAAAGATGCTGTTTGATCAACAGAAGAAAGAGACCGCCCCTCAGTGA
- a CDS encoding RsmB/NOP family class I SAM-dependent RNA methyltransferase, whose protein sequence is MIAEKPGRWLVETSPEILGAALKAVVQAYARHRETRHSLKSCLYEIIREKKYPTKSVEIARRMIWEHGTKRNLLAKVVNKVLKDEPFLPDKRILLELFADQVIVKGCNRLEAAKFAQAARIAFGKDWMAPLEPLLGRLYALKLEDRMIESKDELEHVSLIYGHPKWFVEYVFNVLGKAEAIELMRASNEKPPTYFVLNRLKATDEEIFRILENDGVEFERDKRAPLLYRLISSKAIKDLAAYKRGLIAVQDFSSVFAVISAQPKSGMKLLDICAAPGIKTSLFAIYTQNKARILSIDLSPHRLKTYVSYTRRLGVESADAVLCDATRNLPTNLSADIVMLDPPCSSTGLFWREPSYRWVVKPNTIKKFSIVQKKMLNNAAKYVKHNGLLIYCTCSITLEENEGLIKEFLNSNPNFQLEEIPTKSGSPGLLGLERCRRFYPHRDMCNGFFVAHLRKVS, encoded by the coding sequence ATGATTGCTGAGAAACCAGGTCGGTGGTTGGTAGAAACGTCTCCAGAGATTCTAGGCGCCGCGCTAAAAGCTGTAGTACAGGCATACGCCAGGCATAGAGAGACACGACATTCTCTCAAATCATGTCTTTATGAGATTATACGTGAAAAAAAGTATCCTACAAAATCCGTAGAAATCGCAAGAAGAATGATCTGGGAACACGGGACGAAGAGAAATCTTTTAGCTAAAGTTGTCAATAAAGTATTAAAAGATGAGCCATTTTTACCTGATAAGAGGATTCTTCTCGAACTTTTTGCCGACCAAGTGATCGTAAAAGGATGTAATAGGCTCGAGGCCGCAAAATTTGCCCAGGCGGCAAGGATCGCATTTGGGAAAGACTGGATGGCACCACTAGAGCCGTTACTCGGTAGATTATACGCCTTAAAGCTTGAGGATAGGATGATAGAAAGCAAAGACGAGCTAGAACACGTAAGTCTTATTTATGGGCACCCTAAATGGTTTGTTGAGTACGTCTTTAACGTTTTGGGTAAAGCAGAAGCCATCGAGCTGATGCGTGCTAGTAACGAAAAACCACCGACCTATTTCGTTCTCAATAGGTTAAAAGCAACCGACGAAGAAATATTTAGAATACTCGAAAACGATGGGGTAGAGTTTGAAAGGGACAAGAGGGCGCCCTTACTTTACAGATTAATCTCGTCCAAGGCAATAAAGGATTTAGCAGCATACAAACGTGGACTTATAGCGGTTCAGGACTTTTCGAGCGTATTTGCTGTCATCTCCGCTCAACCAAAGAGCGGCATGAAACTTTTGGACATATGTGCAGCTCCTGGCATAAAAACCTCCTTATTTGCGATCTACACACAAAACAAAGCTAGGATCCTATCTATCGATTTGTCCCCGCATAGATTAAAGACCTATGTATCATATACACGACGCTTGGGAGTTGAGAGTGCGGATGCCGTCCTTTGTGATGCCACTAGAAATTTACCAACAAATCTAAGCGCTGACATAGTGATGCTTGACCCCCCATGCAGTTCTACCGGTCTATTTTGGCGTGAACCCTCTTACAGATGGGTTGTCAAGCCCAACACCATAAAGAAATTTTCAATTGTGCAGAAAAAAATGTTGAATAATGCGGCAAAATATGTAAAGCATAACGGTCTACTAATATATTGTACTTGTAGCATTACGCTCGAAGAAAATGAGGGTTTAATCAAGGAATTTTTGAATTCTAACCCCAACTTTCAACTCGAAGAAATTCCAACAAAATCGGGATCCCCAGGACTTTTAGGATTAGAAAGATGCAGAAGGTTCTATCCACATCGCGATATGTGTAATGGTTTCTTCGTTGCGCACCTTAGAAAAGTAAGTTAA
- a CDS encoding DUF87 domain-containing protein, whose product MKIFSKQRDTLDILAFPQEVVVEKGQYLLVSEGDKFMLVQVIDVNYADIPGILEDMLREVSLEIVNHENIFDPFDAGSLTMMIKEARIIRCKIRCVVEGNRTVHNSSWLPSRFKSSISVAKADLLRSIMKLSGKRKIHIGMVGEEDFWVDAESFDGRLTIITGKKETGKSHITKLISTTLVEYGALVIVLDINGEYVNLKRRVDGSQSNIALRHEVLEPGRNFRVSTEDVGLRTFMDILIHVYDTPSSSSREFFRIWNAIKKNKGKVTLRDLIEVIQRTQLHESVKEALMSRLMAIEATGIITDEEGCVISFEEVVKRAGGKMLVINLRDLLPSTRRMVVEYLLSKLTELLQARRLPPIFLVAEEAHLYLRDTYWDDVITRMRHLGLSPIFVTNQPDSIPETTYRQADNIILFNFTNEADLEAIAKTSRIDSESVKTIAASLPPRYCLLIGYLVRDIPVVVKVREVDVETMGKTRLFFELFDRQLHIPKLEKEQIA is encoded by the coding sequence ATGAAGATTTTCTCCAAGCAAAGGGATACGTTAGATATATTGGCATTTCCCCAAGAAGTTGTGGTCGAGAAGGGCCAATATCTTCTAGTAAGCGAAGGGGACAAGTTTATGCTTGTTCAGGTGATAGACGTAAACTATGCCGATATCCCCGGTATACTAGAAGACATGTTACGAGAGGTTTCTTTAGAAATCGTGAACCATGAAAACATATTCGATCCGTTTGACGCAGGCTCGCTGACCATGATGATAAAGGAGGCAAGAATTATAAGATGTAAGATAAGGTGCGTCGTTGAAGGGAATAGAACTGTACACAATAGCTCATGGCTTCCTTCAAGATTTAAGTCAAGCATCTCTGTCGCAAAAGCCGACTTACTGAGGAGCATAATGAAGCTGTCTGGTAAGCGAAAAATCCATATCGGAATGGTAGGAGAAGAGGATTTCTGGGTTGACGCGGAATCCTTCGACGGCAGACTTACTATAATAACCGGCAAGAAAGAAACTGGAAAGTCCCACATAACGAAACTGATATCAACCACACTGGTTGAGTATGGGGCCTTGGTTATAGTGCTCGATATTAACGGAGAGTATGTAAATCTTAAGAGGAGAGTTGATGGAAGTCAGAGCAACATAGCTCTCCGGCACGAAGTGCTGGAGCCCGGCAGGAATTTCAGGGTCAGTACTGAAGACGTCGGTCTCAGAACTTTTATGGACATATTAATCCATGTCTACGATACACCATCAAGCAGTAGTCGGGAATTCTTTAGGATATGGAATGCTATAAAGAAGAATAAGGGCAAAGTTACTCTCAGAGATTTGATAGAAGTTATTCAAAGGACGCAGTTACACGAATCTGTAAAGGAGGCGTTAATGAGTAGGCTCATGGCCATAGAGGCCACGGGCATAATTACAGATGAGGAAGGGTGCGTAATATCTTTTGAAGAAGTCGTCAAGCGTGCCGGTGGTAAAATGCTCGTGATAAACCTCAGAGACCTACTGCCCTCGACAAGGAGAATGGTTGTTGAATACTTACTTAGCAAGCTCACCGAATTACTGCAGGCAAGGAGGTTACCTCCTATATTTCTCGTGGCCGAGGAGGCGCATCTTTACTTAAGGGACACCTACTGGGACGATGTGATTACAAGAATGAGACACTTGGGTCTATCACCAATATTCGTGACAAACCAACCCGATTCGATACCTGAAACGACATACAGACAAGCGGACAACATAATCCTTTTTAATTTCACTAACGAAGCTGATTTAGAGGCAATAGCAAAGACATCACGCATAGATTCTGAAAGTGTGAAGACCATAGCGGCATCGCTACCTCCGCGCTACTGCTTACTTATAGGCTACTTGGTTAGGGATATACCCGTCGTGGTCAAGGTTAGAGAAGTGGATGTGGAGACTATGGGCAAAACTAGGTTATTTTTTGAGCTTTTTGATAGGCAACTACATATACCGAAATTGGAGAAAGAGCAGATAGCATGA
- a CDS encoding RsmB/NOP family class I SAM-dependent RNA methyltransferase gives MSTIKISEDLKNLLHTLPDVDVENLLESYQKPLRQSIRINTLKAREEDVICMLDEKGVELEKIPWTKNGYWIINDVNISNTLEHMLGLIYVQGAVSMAPVEVLSPKPGELVLDLCAAPGSKTTQIAQALQGEGVIVANDVNIKRIRALSSNVQRCGVINCVITQTDGRKFPLWAKGFFDKVLVDVPCTSLGIVSKDWSAAKNWSFRASERLSKLQLSLAISGFDCLKVGGVMVYATCTLSPQENEWVIDRLLAIRPGARLESIRLEGLKTNKGLLEWQHNRFNSEIERCVRIYPYEHEAEGFFIAKIMKESSDEL, from the coding sequence TTGAGCACTATCAAGATAAGCGAGGATCTCAAAAACCTTCTGCATACCCTACCGGATGTTGATGTTGAAAATTTGCTAGAAAGTTATCAAAAACCGCTACGACAATCCATCAGGATCAACACACTAAAGGCTAGAGAAGAAGATGTAATATGTATGCTAGATGAGAAAGGTGTAGAACTTGAGAAGATACCTTGGACGAAAAACGGCTATTGGATAATAAACGACGTCAACATCTCAAACACGCTTGAGCACATGCTTGGCCTGATATACGTCCAAGGTGCGGTATCTATGGCACCGGTTGAAGTGCTATCACCTAAACCTGGAGAACTAGTTCTAGATCTTTGTGCTGCCCCAGGTAGCAAAACTACGCAGATAGCACAAGCTTTGCAAGGAGAGGGCGTAATAGTCGCCAACGACGTGAACATTAAGAGGATAAGGGCACTCTCTTCTAATGTTCAGAGATGTGGAGTCATAAACTGCGTCATCACACAGACAGACGGAAGGAAGTTCCCGTTATGGGCTAAAGGATTTTTTGATAAAGTTCTTGTTGACGTACCATGCACATCGCTGGGCATAGTAAGTAAAGACTGGAGTGCTGCAAAAAACTGGAGTTTTCGAGCTTCTGAACGATTATCTAAGCTCCAGCTCAGTTTAGCTATATCCGGCTTTGATTGCTTGAAGGTTGGTGGCGTGATGGTTTATGCTACATGTACGCTTAGTCCGCAGGAAAACGAATGGGTCATAGACCGTCTTCTCGCAATTAGACCAGGTGCACGCTTGGAGAGTATAAGGTTAGAAGGGTTAAAGACGAACAAAGGGCTTCTCGAATGGCAACATAATAGGTTTAATTCTGAAATTGAGCGTTGTGTGAGGATTTACCCTTATGAACATGAAGCCGAGGGGTTTTTTATTGCAAAGATAATGAAGGAAAGTAGTGATGAATTATGA
- a CDS encoding N-glycosylase/DNA lyase, whose amino-acid sequence MNDTVSRYLKIYEEKRKEIEERLKEFKDMLQKSDEDVFAELCFCLCTPQTRARAADAAISSMRAKNLLLNGNKDDIAAILKKNGVRFPESKAGYIVAARAYLKSLKNLPSNAFEARERLIKNIKGLGYKEASHFLRNVGYEGLAILDRHILRGMKEVGIIEEVPKALTKRTYLKLEKKFVQFAKDLGMSPEALDLVMWADKTGEVFK is encoded by the coding sequence ATGAACGACACCGTCAGCAGGTATCTGAAGATCTACGAAGAAAAACGTAAAGAGATCGAAGAGAGGCTTAAGGAATTTAAGGACATGCTACAAAAAAGCGATGAAGATGTGTTTGCTGAACTTTGCTTTTGTCTGTGCACCCCTCAGACTAGAGCGAGGGCTGCGGACGCAGCGATATCAAGTATGAGAGCGAAAAATTTACTACTCAATGGCAACAAAGATGATATAGCCGCGATACTGAAGAAAAACGGTGTTCGATTTCCTGAGTCTAAAGCCGGATACATAGTTGCCGCGAGAGCGTATTTGAAATCGTTGAAAAACCTACCGTCAAATGCTTTTGAGGCAAGAGAGCGGCTTATTAAAAACATAAAGGGCTTAGGTTATAAAGAGGCGAGTCATTTTTTGAGGAACGTCGGTTATGAAGGATTAGCGATTTTGGACAGGCACATACTAAGAGGTATGAAAGAGGTTGGGATTATAGAAGAGGTACCAAAAGCTTTAACGAAAAGAACATATCTTAAACTTGAAAAGAAGTTTGTACAATTCGCTAAGGATTTGGGCATGAGTCCTGAAGCTCTTGATCTCGTTATGTGGGCTGACAAAACGGGAGAAGTATTCAAGTAG
- a CDS encoding YaaA family protein yields the protein MKGKTLILIPCCGSKNPGGFTIYNGKRCIANYLSVNVGKRLMELRRHVAIAFGERLGPDVGVEVLGTQISYMKAYERYCGNLYSKISKSSWEKLNDSQNLSLVIVSAFYGILRHDELIRNYNRAMNKDRVDGVLLKTWWSRQGLCDILLDYIIKNRIETVHDFLSINYSEAIWPFPSKVRELGINYFMHDYPGLGSGSDFYRGKDVYRLIQTF from the coding sequence ATGAAAGGAAAAACATTAATTCTAATTCCTTGTTGTGGTTCAAAAAATCCTGGAGGATTTACGATATATAATGGAAAACGTTGCATTGCTAACTATTTGAGCGTGAATGTAGGGAAAAGGTTGATGGAGTTAAGGAGGCATGTCGCTATCGCTTTTGGAGAAAGATTAGGGCCTGATGTAGGAGTTGAAGTATTGGGGACTCAGATAAGTTACATGAAAGCCTATGAGAGATATTGTGGGAACCTCTACAGTAAAATATCGAAAAGCTCATGGGAAAAGCTTAACGACTCTCAAAATTTAAGTTTAGTTATTGTTTCCGCATTTTATGGAATACTTAGACATGACGAGCTTATTAGAAACTATAATAGAGCAATGAATAAAGATAGAGTTGATGGTGTGTTGTTAAAAACTTGGTGGAGTAGGCAAGGTCTATGCGACATCTTGCTTGATTACATAATAAAAAATAGAATTGAGACAGTGCATGATTTTCTCTCGATAAATTATTCGGAAGCTATATGGCCTTTTCCAAGCAAAGTTAGGGAGCTTGGCATAAACTATTTCATGCATGATTATCCTGGATTAGGAAGCGGAAGTGACTTTTACAGAGGAAAAGATGTTTATAGGCTTATTCAAACTTTCTGA
- a CDS encoding arginase family protein yields the protein MNRPLITNLYSKEESNVIAFGVILGRKAAESINAIRDASWFIETFDITSKRNLLERARVYDMGDIKLTSYNDLENVTRTAYSILSEGKFPLMLGGGHLATYYVLKAMPNDTVLLVFDAHCDLRESYVDEKIIELDYINENITVDKRLNDATWLRWASEEALFKKVAVLGVRSGDEEQLVYARKKGIFLITSEKLLSRNGLSAATRTISALTRGKKVYLSLDMDVFDPSIAPAVDHPEPLGIGFREFTKLIRSIKGRIIGCDVVCLRKIPDDEVTEFLAARAIFEILSCVT from the coding sequence ATGAATAGGCCCCTAATAACCAACTTGTACAGTAAGGAGGAATCGAACGTTATCGCCTTCGGTGTGATTTTGGGAAGAAAGGCCGCTGAATCTATCAATGCGATAAGGGACGCTAGCTGGTTTATCGAGACGTTTGACATAACATCTAAGAGGAACCTTCTCGAAAGGGCAAGGGTTTACGATATGGGTGACATAAAGTTAACGTCTTACAACGATTTAGAGAACGTCACAAGGACAGCATATTCGATATTATCGGAAGGTAAGTTTCCCCTCATGCTTGGCGGTGGTCACCTTGCAACGTATTACGTACTCAAGGCTATGCCAAATGACACAGTCTTGTTGGTTTTCGATGCGCACTGCGACCTACGAGAGAGTTACGTGGACGAGAAGATTATCGAGCTAGATTACATCAACGAAAATATTACGGTGGATAAAAGGTTGAACGATGCAACGTGGCTTAGATGGGCATCAGAAGAAGCGTTATTCAAGAAGGTTGCGGTTTTGGGTGTAAGGTCAGGCGATGAAGAACAACTAGTTTACGCAAGAAAGAAGGGCATATTCTTAATCACCTCAGAGAAGCTTTTATCACGAAATGGATTAAGTGCTGCAACCAGGACTATATCAGCCCTAACGAGAGGTAAGAAAGTGTACCTGTCCCTGGATATGGATGTGTTTGACCCCTCGATAGCGCCTGCCGTTGACCATCCGGAACCCCTCGGCATAGGCTTTAGAGAGTTTACGAAACTTATCAGAAGTATAAAGGGAAGGATAATTGGTTGCGACGTGGTTTGTTTACGCAAGATTCCGGATGATGAAGTAACAGAATTTTTAGCCGCTAGGGCCATATTCGAGATACTGTCTTGTGTCACCTAA
- a CDS encoding DNA double-strand break repair nuclease NurA, with protein sequence MSTFIDTETPVIENFLEVFKAFSKRGIGSMENLRKTLPIVSIDEFGHHIGHDVILDLDKIPSVRTYKLKPSGKVCDVVACDTSVIRLADGPFGYLAALRGSVIRRKRSGGIESWIIGPIIFFVSFDDNLPLFTFMSELADGQPLSENFETIYRSISTLLEKWLQRSLASTFSDSILLFDGSLTAGPADNSLQLTRETLNEAKRNGNVVLAFSKSTRLSYLGTRITSLVPDLDPPCVIDVSDAVCSSNKVHKLGRILVSHLSRIFFPYRLDVSEREIDDVLYAIGNLLSSDALIYGYPETLLLAHNYCTFNKLDVLALQKLLKQQFNIDVFGMCDVRSSLFNPLDGH encoded by the coding sequence ATGAGCACGTTCATAGACACTGAGACCCCCGTTATTGAGAACTTTTTAGAAGTATTTAAAGCATTTTCTAAGAGAGGAATAGGTTCTATGGAGAACCTAAGGAAAACTTTACCCATCGTCAGTATTGATGAGTTTGGACACCATATTGGCCATGATGTTATCTTAGACTTGGACAAAATACCTTCAGTTAGGACTTACAAACTGAAACCTTCTGGTAAGGTGTGCGACGTGGTTGCCTGCGATACCTCAGTCATAAGGTTGGCCGACGGTCCTTTTGGTTATCTCGCCGCTCTGAGGGGTTCCGTGATAAGAAGAAAAAGATCTGGGGGTATCGAGTCTTGGATAATAGGCCCCATCATCTTTTTTGTATCTTTTGACGATAACTTACCTTTATTCACCTTTATGTCAGAACTCGCGGACGGTCAACCGCTTAGCGAAAACTTTGAGACAATATATAGAAGCATCAGTACTCTGCTCGAAAAATGGCTCCAGCGTTCGTTAGCGTCGACGTTTTCTGATTCGATACTACTTTTTGACGGTTCGCTGACTGCTGGTCCAGCGGATAACTCTTTACAGCTGACACGTGAGACACTTAACGAAGCTAAAAGAAACGGCAACGTAGTGCTTGCATTTTCGAAATCCACACGTTTGTCTTATCTGGGAACTAGGATAACGTCGCTAGTACCAGACCTAGACCCCCCATGCGTAATTGACGTAAGCGATGCCGTATGCTCATCCAATAAGGTCCATAAGCTCGGTAGGATACTCGTATCCCATTTATCCAGAATCTTCTTTCCTTACAGGCTCGATGTGAGTGAAAGAGAAATAGATGATGTCTTGTATGCGATCGGTAACCTCCTCAGCAGCGATGCTCTGATATACGGCTATCCGGAGACGTTACTGTTAGCCCATAATTACTGTACGTTTAATAAGTTAGACGTGTTAGCGTTGCAAAAGCTGCTGAAACAACAATTTAACATAGACGTTTTCGGAATGTGTGATGTGAGAAGCAGTCTTTTTAATCCGTTGGATGGTCATTAG
- the cofE gene encoding coenzyme F420-0:L-glutamate ligase, whose product MSATIIEVIGIRGMPIIKPGDDLASLIVESAKKMGVGIKDNDIIIITHVVVARAEGKIIRLEEVEPSELAKRIAEEVGKDPRHVEVILRESKSILRIHNGIIISRTKHGIICANAGVDASNVSESESVVTLPDDPDLSAKRIREKIERLTGSRVAVIISDTQGRPFRRGLINVAIGCSGINPLWDRRGEVDLFGRVLRSKITCVADELCSAAELVIGQAAEGVPVAIIRGYNYIRDEVPASVILRDRHEELFI is encoded by the coding sequence TTGAGCGCCACTATAATAGAGGTCATAGGGATAAGAGGCATGCCTATTATTAAACCCGGCGACGATTTAGCTAGCTTAATAGTAGAGAGCGCTAAAAAGATGGGTGTTGGTATAAAAGATAACGATATAATAATCATCACCCACGTTGTTGTGGCTAGAGCCGAAGGAAAAATAATACGGCTTGAAGAGGTTGAGCCTTCCGAACTGGCAAAACGCATAGCTGAGGAGGTTGGAAAGGATCCTAGGCACGTTGAGGTCATACTAAGAGAATCAAAGAGCATACTGAGGATACATAACGGCATAATAATATCCAGAACGAAGCACGGGATTATTTGCGCTAACGCAGGAGTAGATGCTTCAAACGTATCCGAAAGCGAGAGCGTAGTCACGTTGCCAGACGACCCAGATTTATCGGCAAAAAGGATAAGAGAGAAGATAGAAAGACTTACGGGTTCACGAGTTGCCGTTATCATATCGGATACACAAGGCAGACCATTCCGCAGAGGTCTGATCAACGTGGCCATAGGTTGTAGCGGTATAAACCCACTGTGGGATAGAAGGGGTGAGGTGGATCTTTTCGGAAGGGTTTTACGTTCAAAGATTACGTGTGTCGCAGACGAATTATGTAGTGCCGCCGAACTTGTGATAGGACAGGCCGCTGAAGGTGTACCCGTAGCCATAATTAGGGGTTACAATTACATAAGAGATGAAGTACCTGCTTCCGTTATATTAAGGGACAGACATGAGGAGCTTTTCATCTGA
- the gatE gene encoding Glu-tRNA(Gln) amidotransferase subunit GatE, which yields MEDYSSIGLKVGLEIHRQLDTKRKLFCDCPTEGTEDGESIIFIRKLREVQSELGTVDAAAVFESRKRKTIVYHANPKNVCLVEMDEEPPHSLNPEALEVALIVALLLDSKPVDEVHVMRKIVIDGSNTTGFQRTCIIGIGGQVRVKNKTIPIQTITLEEDAARIIEVGKDEVHYDLSRLGIPLIEVSTEPVIESPGEAVEVAYAIGRILRATGKVKRGIGTVRQDLNISIKGGVPVEIKGVQELELIQKVVENEVKRQLHLLRIREELLKRNVKKEDIWNTNPVEVTHIFSKTSSKIIKRQLEAGGVVYALKLRGFAGLLGLQPSPGIRLGAEIAGRVRAWSEVEGIFHTDELPNYGITVEEVKALRDAVGAGELDAVIIVAAERDKALYAMDVVKERAAEALDGVPEETRAARPDGTTFYMRPRPGSARMYPETDIPPIIISQEYIEHLKARLPPTLDVIAQQLMEKYGLSKQLANDLIDHDTVEDFEEIVSKTGALPTVVASTLTELLRSLRREGINVEKITKTHMMRFFELVSCGKVAKEAAKDVLTAVAQKEQDVDKAIDELGLWSPSISEVEDRIRALVKEHRQEIFTDERRATAKLMGELMKDYRGRVDGALLNSMLLKAIQALKSEGSNR from the coding sequence ATGGAGGATTATTCCAGCATAGGGTTAAAGGTCGGTCTGGAGATACATAGGCAGTTGGATACAAAGAGAAAGTTATTTTGCGATTGTCCGACAGAAGGTACCGAAGACGGTGAGAGCATAATCTTCATCAGAAAGTTGAGAGAGGTTCAGAGCGAACTGGGTACGGTAGACGCGGCAGCGGTCTTCGAATCAAGAAAACGAAAGACGATAGTTTACCATGCAAACCCTAAGAATGTTTGTTTAGTCGAAATGGACGAAGAGCCGCCGCATAGCTTGAATCCCGAAGCTCTTGAGGTGGCTCTAATAGTCGCCCTTTTACTCGACTCAAAACCGGTTGATGAGGTTCATGTAATGCGCAAGATAGTTATAGATGGTTCTAACACGACGGGGTTTCAGCGTACATGTATAATCGGCATAGGGGGGCAAGTAAGGGTAAAGAATAAAACCATACCTATACAGACGATAACTCTCGAAGAGGATGCTGCCAGGATAATAGAGGTCGGAAAAGACGAAGTTCATTACGACCTATCAAGACTTGGTATACCGTTGATAGAGGTCTCGACGGAGCCAGTCATCGAATCGCCCGGAGAAGCGGTGGAGGTAGCTTATGCCATAGGAAGGATCTTAAGAGCGACAGGAAAAGTTAAGAGAGGTATAGGGACTGTCAGGCAGGACTTAAACATATCAATTAAGGGTGGAGTGCCCGTCGAGATAAAAGGTGTCCAAGAGCTTGAGCTTATTCAGAAGGTCGTAGAAAATGAGGTTAAGCGACAGCTGCATCTTTTACGAATAAGAGAGGAATTGCTGAAACGCAATGTTAAGAAGGAAGATATTTGGAATACAAACCCCGTTGAGGTCACTCACATATTCTCTAAAACGTCCAGCAAGATAATCAAAAGACAACTCGAGGCCGGTGGTGTCGTGTATGCATTAAAATTAAGGGGATTTGCTGGACTTTTGGGCCTACAACCTTCGCCCGGCATAAGGCTTGGTGCGGAGATCGCAGGAAGAGTTAGGGCATGGAGCGAGGTGGAAGGGATATTCCATACTGATGAGCTCCCTAACTACGGAATAACAGTTGAAGAGGTTAAGGCTCTTAGGGATGCTGTTGGTGCTGGAGAACTGGACGCCGTTATAATAGTGGCAGCTGAAAGAGACAAGGCATTGTATGCAATGGATGTTGTTAAAGAAAGAGCAGCTGAGGCCTTAGATGGAGTACCCGAAGAAACTAGGGCAGCGAGACCTGATGGGACGACCTTTTACATGAGACCAAGACCAGGTTCGGCGAGAATGTATCCAGAAACCGACATACCACCGATCATAATCTCACAAGAATATATAGAGCATCTAAAGGCAAGACTTCCACCAACTTTAGACGTGATAGCTCAACAACTCATGGAAAAGTATGGGCTTAGCAAACAACTTGCAAACGATCTTATAGACCATGATACGGTTGAAGATTTTGAAGAAATCGTATCGAAAACTGGGGCACTTCCTACTGTAGTGGCTTCCACGTTAACGGAATTGCTCAGAAGTTTAAGGAGGGAAGGAATCAACGTCGAGAAGATAACTAAAACACATATGATGAGGTTCTTTGAGCTCGTGTCATGCGGCAAGGTCGCGAAAGAGGCTGCTAAGGATGTCTTAACAGCTGTAGCGCAGAAAGAACAGGACGTGGACAAGGCTATAGACGAGCTCGGTCTCTGGTCACCTTCAATTTCAGAGGTGGAGGACAGGATTAGGGCACTCGTCAAAGAGCATAGGCAAGAAATTTTTACTGATGAGAGGAGAGCCACAGCTAAACTGATGGGCGAACTTATGAAAGATTACAGGGGCAGGGTTGATGGAGCACTCCTAAATAGCATGTTGCTAAAGGCAATTCAGGCGCTCAAATCCGAGGGGTCTAACAGATAA